A stretch of Corallococcus macrosporus DNA encodes these proteins:
- a CDS encoding helicase-related protein: protein MASLVEGLKVRYLPQPEWGVGHLVSLQEQGAKALIAFPSREDAPVLVSTRGGALVPYQLPRGEPIQTPKGRKATILGEEPGARGLRRYVVRFEDTGEEDELPESEVRALAPRSDLLSTLRDGRVGDAKAFMLRKQALVLDDERRGDALGALLASRVMVKPHQVGVVQRVLSARRPRFVLADEVGLGKTIEAGMVFSALRLVGLARRCLVVAPSHLTVQWLVELFHKFNQLFTLMDSDRYEQSLKEAPDVSPWERFPLVVTSLELLSRTREHREEVSAEDAFWDLVIIDEAHHLKGEKAFAAAKGLAANSWGLLLLTATPMQLDPAEYHGLLTLIDAATAPSVKGFEARLQRQEELSTAVRALMEGQDAKAAVASLAKRFPEDARLQTLKDKEALLAHLAETYSLSDRLVRNRRAVVGGFSTRRLHRHPVQLTPEELKARDAALATLAKGTLRGAPLANVLRRLESSPAAFTGAVKSNPALKGADLKLTGRDAKLIAFVGVLRGIWKAEPRAKVLVFTESRDTLESLQSELSREGVEALGYHGDLPLVERDRQVARFRDPEGPQVLLCTEVGGEGRNFQFAHHLVHYDLPWSPSTVEQRIGRLDRIGQTHPVEIHVFDPAGTLASDVLMLLADAVGVFGETVGGLDAVLEEVEDRIADLALLPREARVDYAAELKTRVESAREQVKRAYDPLLDVRSFDKPAVARLVARAQERMGEEPPDEDSDEEAPPLEDGLWSVARDLDERLEETVTELARRVGIGVDTDEQVEAFQVAFQFGHALNVEGLPGIDVMQDRTVLGTFWRDTAVEAEELEYFATGHPLVEALFGFLKDGPYGRSGFRHIEKRSVKKPVRGLELLFHVQLPEPQDTSPGARVPSRQLARFLARTLLPVAVVDGPQGPVADASVLAALESDGKALKGDEVHQAFPGFGAFVDAALPVAQAAAEAELARSAKKARAAIEAERDAAAHRLRLSLSHQGLPPEEVEAQVDAERHHYERLLGALAGAKVALDAACGFTLNK from the coding sequence ATGGCGTCTCTCGTCGAAGGTCTGAAGGTCCGCTACCTCCCGCAGCCCGAATGGGGCGTGGGGCATCTGGTGTCGCTGCAGGAGCAGGGGGCCAAGGCCCTCATCGCCTTCCCGTCCCGCGAGGACGCGCCGGTGCTGGTGTCCACGCGCGGCGGCGCGCTGGTGCCGTACCAGTTGCCCAGGGGCGAGCCCATCCAGACGCCGAAGGGGCGCAAGGCCACCATCCTGGGCGAGGAGCCGGGCGCGCGCGGTCTGCGCCGCTACGTGGTGCGCTTCGAGGACACGGGCGAGGAGGACGAGCTGCCGGAGTCGGAGGTCCGCGCGCTGGCGCCGCGCTCCGACCTGCTGTCCACGCTGCGCGACGGGCGGGTGGGGGACGCGAAGGCGTTCATGCTGCGCAAGCAGGCGCTGGTGCTGGACGACGAGCGCCGCGGTGACGCGCTGGGCGCGCTCCTGGCCAGCCGGGTGATGGTGAAGCCGCACCAGGTGGGCGTGGTGCAGCGAGTGCTGTCCGCGCGCCGCCCGCGCTTCGTGCTGGCGGATGAAGTGGGCCTGGGCAAGACGATTGAAGCGGGCATGGTGTTCAGCGCGCTGCGGCTGGTGGGCCTGGCGCGGCGGTGCCTCGTGGTGGCGCCCAGCCACCTCACCGTGCAGTGGCTGGTGGAGCTGTTCCACAAGTTCAACCAGCTCTTCACGCTGATGGACTCGGACCGCTACGAGCAGTCGCTGAAGGAGGCGCCGGACGTCTCCCCGTGGGAGCGCTTCCCGCTGGTGGTGACCAGCCTGGAGCTGCTCAGCCGCACCCGCGAGCACCGCGAGGAGGTCTCGGCCGAGGACGCCTTCTGGGACCTGGTCATCATCGACGAGGCGCACCACCTCAAGGGCGAGAAGGCCTTCGCCGCCGCGAAGGGGCTGGCCGCGAACTCGTGGGGCCTGCTGCTGCTCACCGCCACGCCCATGCAGCTGGACCCTGCGGAGTACCACGGCCTGCTCACCCTCATCGACGCGGCGACCGCGCCGTCCGTGAAGGGCTTCGAGGCGCGGCTCCAGCGCCAGGAGGAGCTGTCCACCGCGGTGCGCGCGTTGATGGAAGGCCAGGACGCGAAGGCCGCCGTGGCCTCGCTGGCGAAGCGCTTCCCGGAGGACGCGCGGCTGCAGACGCTGAAGGACAAGGAGGCGTTGCTTGCGCACCTGGCGGAGACGTACAGCCTGTCGGACCGGCTGGTGCGCAACCGGCGCGCGGTGGTGGGCGGCTTCTCCACGCGCAGGCTCCACCGGCACCCGGTGCAACTCACGCCGGAGGAGCTGAAGGCGCGCGATGCGGCCCTGGCCACGCTGGCGAAGGGCACGCTTCGCGGCGCGCCGCTGGCCAACGTGCTGCGCCGCCTGGAGTCCAGCCCCGCGGCGTTCACGGGCGCGGTGAAGTCCAACCCGGCGCTCAAGGGCGCGGACCTCAAGCTGACCGGCCGCGACGCGAAGCTCATCGCGTTCGTGGGCGTGCTGCGCGGCATCTGGAAGGCGGAGCCGCGCGCGAAGGTGCTCGTGTTCACGGAGAGCCGCGACACGCTGGAGTCGCTCCAGTCGGAGCTGTCGCGCGAGGGCGTGGAGGCGCTGGGCTACCACGGCGACCTGCCGCTCGTGGAGCGCGACCGGCAGGTGGCGCGCTTCCGCGACCCGGAGGGCCCCCAGGTCCTGCTCTGCACGGAGGTGGGCGGCGAGGGCCGCAACTTCCAGTTCGCGCACCACCTGGTCCACTACGACCTGCCGTGGAGCCCCTCCACGGTGGAGCAGCGCATCGGCCGCCTGGACCGCATTGGCCAGACGCACCCGGTGGAGATCCACGTCTTCGACCCCGCGGGCACGCTGGCGTCGGACGTGCTGATGCTGCTGGCGGACGCCGTGGGCGTCTTCGGTGAGACGGTGGGCGGCCTGGACGCGGTGCTGGAGGAGGTGGAGGACCGCATCGCGGACCTGGCCCTGCTGCCCCGCGAGGCGCGCGTCGACTACGCCGCGGAGCTGAAGACCCGCGTGGAGTCCGCGCGTGAGCAGGTGAAGCGCGCGTACGACCCGCTGCTGGACGTGCGCAGCTTCGACAAGCCCGCCGTGGCCCGGCTGGTGGCGCGCGCGCAGGAACGCATGGGCGAGGAACCTCCGGACGAGGACTCCGACGAGGAGGCTCCGCCGCTGGAGGACGGGCTGTGGAGCGTGGCGCGCGACCTGGACGAGCGCCTGGAGGAGACCGTCACGGAGCTGGCGCGCCGCGTGGGCATCGGCGTGGACACCGACGAACAGGTGGAGGCCTTCCAGGTGGCCTTCCAGTTCGGCCACGCGCTCAACGTGGAGGGCCTGCCCGGCATCGACGTGATGCAGGACCGCACCGTGCTGGGCACCTTCTGGCGCGACACCGCCGTGGAGGCGGAGGAGCTGGAGTACTTCGCCACCGGCCACCCGCTGGTGGAGGCGCTCTTCGGCTTCCTCAAGGACGGCCCCTACGGCCGCAGCGGCTTCCGCCACATCGAGAAGCGCTCGGTGAAGAAGCCCGTGCGCGGCCTGGAGCTGCTCTTCCACGTGCAGCTCCCGGAGCCCCAGGACACGTCCCCCGGCGCCCGCGTGCCCAGCCGCCAATTGGCGCGCTTCCTCGCGCGCACCCTCCTGCCCGTCGCCGTGGTGGACGGCCCGCAGGGCCCCGTGGCGGACGCTTCCGTACTCGCGGCTCTGGAATCCGACGGCAAGGCGCTGAAGGGGGATGAGGTCCACCAGGCCTTCCCCGGCTTCGGCGCCTTCGTGGACGCCGCGCTGCCCGTGGCCCAGGCCGCCGCCGAGGCGGAGCTGGCCCGGTCCGCGAAGAAGGCCCGGGCCGCCATCGAGGCGGAGCGCGACGCCGCCGCCCACCGCCTGCGCCTCTCCCTCTCCCACCAGGGCCTGCCCCCGGAAGAGGTGGAGGCCCAGGTTGACGCGGAGCGCCATCACTATGAACGCCTGCTCGGGGCGCTCGCCGGGGCGAAGGTGGCGCTCGACGCGGCCTGCGGCTTCACGCTCAACAAGTGA
- a CDS encoding sensor histidine kinase translates to MLRRWTFAQRVGAGLSACLLAGLILLATLVSATHTLAVDDGAFLHHVSDILVGLLGLGALIALVMVLRNALGPMHEEALRSEQRLHLFMDGVSDYALCFLEPDGKVSCWSTGAERLTGWTSSDIVGQRAEVLHVPDAVTHGLPASHRERAARERRLQSEGWRLRKDGSRFWAETLLTALYAEGGTLQGYAEVTRDITERKRTERMQALLAEAGRVLQPQAGAKELGAALTRLCVPEIADACVLYLPDGSGDVRPGAVTCADAATQTRLWEPLMRRPSLDEPGPARVVHTGRAERFAEVDPDRLPPSVSDSASAELWRALGVRSALSVPLVVDNRVLGALCLLSTRPHRHYGAVDQAFLEELSARAALALDNARLMAATQNALELIGVAAHDLGTPLSSLQLRLRRVRLQCAPAHTDDTRLREGLLLAEEETKRLGRLVHNLLDLSRLSGGRLVLEAQPMDLAELAHEVASRHEDQAAAAGCALTVHAPSGARGRWDRQRLDRVLTNLVSNALKFGRGQPVEVHVDVDEDAHRIRMSVRDHGAGIPQEAQQRLFTRFERVTTDSRAPGFGLGLYIVRQLVEAHGGTIRVHSRLGEGAEFTVELPFTPETPAEVVSSIRA, encoded by the coding sequence ATGTTGCGACGTTGGACCTTCGCGCAGAGGGTAGGTGCGGGTCTGTCCGCGTGCCTTCTGGCCGGACTCATCCTGCTCGCCACCCTGGTGTCCGCGACCCACACGCTGGCCGTGGACGATGGGGCCTTCCTCCATCACGTCTCCGACATCCTCGTCGGCCTGCTGGGCCTGGGCGCCCTCATCGCGCTGGTGATGGTGCTGCGCAACGCGCTGGGCCCCATGCACGAGGAGGCCCTGCGGAGTGAACAGCGGTTGCACCTGTTCATGGATGGCGTGAGCGACTACGCGCTGTGCTTCCTGGAGCCGGACGGCAAGGTGTCCTGCTGGAGCACGGGCGCGGAGCGGCTCACCGGCTGGACGTCCTCCGACATCGTGGGCCAGCGCGCGGAGGTGCTGCACGTGCCGGACGCGGTGACGCACGGCCTGCCCGCGTCCCACCGCGAGCGGGCCGCGCGCGAGCGGCGCCTGCAGTCGGAGGGCTGGCGGCTGCGCAAGGACGGCTCGCGCTTCTGGGCGGAGACGCTGCTCACCGCGCTGTACGCGGAGGGCGGCACGCTGCAGGGCTACGCGGAGGTGACGCGCGACATCACCGAGCGCAAGCGCACCGAGCGCATGCAGGCGCTGCTCGCCGAAGCGGGCCGCGTGCTCCAGCCCCAGGCCGGCGCCAAGGAGCTGGGCGCGGCGCTCACCCGCCTGTGCGTGCCGGAGATCGCGGACGCGTGCGTGCTCTACCTCCCGGACGGCAGCGGCGACGTGCGCCCCGGTGCGGTGACGTGCGCGGACGCGGCCACCCAGACGCGGCTGTGGGAGCCCCTGATGCGCCGGCCGTCGCTGGATGAGCCCGGCCCCGCGCGCGTCGTCCACACCGGCCGCGCCGAGCGCTTCGCGGAAGTGGATCCGGACCGGCTGCCCCCTTCCGTCAGCGACAGCGCCTCCGCGGAGCTGTGGCGCGCGCTGGGCGTGCGCTCCGCGCTGAGCGTGCCGCTCGTCGTGGACAACCGCGTGCTGGGCGCGCTGTGCCTGCTGTCCACGCGGCCGCACCGCCACTACGGCGCGGTGGACCAGGCCTTCCTGGAGGAGCTGTCCGCGCGCGCCGCGCTGGCGCTGGACAACGCCCGCCTGATGGCCGCGACGCAGAACGCGCTGGAGCTCATTGGCGTGGCGGCGCATGACCTGGGCACCCCGCTGAGCTCGCTGCAGCTGCGCCTGCGCCGCGTGCGCCTGCAGTGCGCGCCCGCCCACACGGACGACACGCGCCTGCGCGAGGGGCTGCTCCTGGCCGAGGAGGAGACGAAGCGGCTGGGGCGGCTGGTGCACAACCTGCTGGACCTGTCGCGCCTGTCCGGCGGCCGGTTGGTGCTGGAGGCCCAGCCCATGGACCTGGCGGAGCTGGCGCACGAGGTGGCCTCCCGCCACGAGGACCAGGCCGCCGCCGCCGGCTGCGCCCTCACCGTCCACGCCCCCAGCGGCGCCCGCGGCCGCTGGGACCGCCAGCGCCTGGACCGCGTCCTCACCAACCTGGTTTCCAACGCCCTCAAGTTCGGCCGCGGGCAGCCGGTGGAGGTGCATGTGGATGTGGACGAAGACGCACACCGCATCCGGATGTCGGTGCGGGACCACGGCGCCGGCATCCCACAGGAAGCCCAGCAGCGCCTGTTCACCCGCTTCGAGCGGGTCACAACGGACAGCCGTGCGCCGGGCTTCGGACTGGGCCTCTACATCGTCCGGCAGCTCGTGGAGGCCCACGGCGGCACCATCCGCGTCCACTCGAGGCTGGGAGAGGGCGCGGAGTTCACGGTCGAACTCCCTTTCACCCCGGAAACCCCGGCAGAAGTCGTTTCCTCGATTCGCGCATGA